A genomic stretch from Carassius auratus strain Wakin chromosome 37, ASM336829v1, whole genome shotgun sequence includes:
- the LOC113055999 gene encoding mitochondrial import inner membrane translocase subunit Tim23-like has product MDTNTPASGGFKGGLGSLFGGGTPEYSNTDLAGVPLTGMSPLSPYLNVDPRYLVQDTDEFILPTGANKTRGRFELAFFTIGGCCITGTAFGTLNGLRMGLTETRGMPWSKPRNVQILNMVTRHGASWANTLGSVALLYSVFGVAIEKARGAEDDLNTIAAGTLTGMLFKSTAGLKGAARGGVIGLAMSGLYALYNNWDHLKGRSPSHY; this is encoded by the exons ATGGATACTAACACACCAGCATCAGGAGGATTTAAAGGGGGACTCGGGAGCCTTTTTGGTGGAGGAACTCCTGAGTATTCAAATACTGATCTGGCAGGAGTCCCGT TGACTGGTATGAGTCCTCTCTCACCCTACCTCAATGTTGACCCTCGTTACCTTGTGCAG GACACAGATGAGTTTATCTTGCCAACCGGGGCAAATAAAACCCGTGGTCGGTTTGAGCTGGCCTTCTTCACCATCGGGGGATGCTGTATAACAG GCACTGCTTTTGGGACACTTAATGGTCTCCGAATGGGCCTGACAGAAACTAGAGGCATGCCGTGGTCAAAACCCAGAAACGTACA AATTTTGAACATGGTCACAAGACATGGCGCATCATGGGCGAACACACTAGGATCTGTGG CTCTTTTGTATAGTGTGTTTGGTGTGGCCATTGAGAAGGCCAGGGGCGCAGAGGATGATCTCAACACAATAGCAGCTGGAACGTTAACAGGGATGCTTTTTAAATCCACAG ctggaCTCAAAGGAGCTGCCAGAGGAGGTGTCATTGGTTTAGCCATGTCAGGGCTGTATGCTCTTTACAACAACTGGGATCACCTGAAGGGGAGATCACCTTCACATTACTGA